One Magnolia sinica isolate HGM2019 chromosome 2, MsV1, whole genome shotgun sequence genomic window, CTTCTCAATCTGTCATGGAACGAACATCATCTATCATTAATCAGATCCAACCACCAACTTATGGAACGCTAGTCACTATTCTAAGCATTGACGGGGGAGGCATCAGAGGAATTATCCCGGCGACAATCTTAAGCTACTTGGAATCACAACTTCAGGTAGAATAGATTCTTAAGAAAACCCTAATACATGCTTATCAAGCAATAATTATCTAATTATCTCATATTTCCATTACAACAATATGTATCATGTTACTACTTGCATGAGGTCTTTTATTTCCACAGTTTTAATTCCAAAAGAGTGTGTTGTGGAGTAGgagttggatggtgaggatgctaGAATTGCAGACTACTTTGACGTGATTGCTGGGACAAGCACCGGTAGTCTTGTGACCACTATGTTAACGGCTCCAGACGAAAATAATCGTCCTTTGTTCACTGCCAAAGATATTAAAGCCTTCTACCTTGAGCACAGCTCCAGAATCTTTCCACAGCACCTGTAATAAACTAACTATAGTTACATTACTAATTATCTTGTGatatttttttaccttttttgaATAGTGGTATTGAAGAGAAACTGACTAACATTTCTCGACATGCTTCTTGTATAAAAAATCAATCACAGGGGTCCATTCGCTTTGATCATAAAGATATTGAAAGCAGTATCAGGGCCGAAATACAATGGGAAGTATCTTCATGGACTTCTGAGAGAAAAACTAGGAAAGACGCGGTTGAACCAAACTCTTACGAATGTGGTCATCCCAACATTCGATATCAAGAAACTCCAGCCGACTATCTTCTCTACCTATGAGgttcttcttcatttctcattACAAATTGATATCTAACACCCATTTTCCTATAATGTTTTCTGCcatttcaattaaaaaaataaaaaataaaaatggaaaatgGGTGTAAGAAAATCGACTGGGCTGGTTAAATTGCATTCTTCTTATATTCTCCTTCTCGTTTTATCTCCTTCATATTTTCTGATTCATAGACTTGAAGATGTTGGGAACTTgagattttaggcatgatttttacatggtgtggctcacctgggtTGTAGAGGTCTTTGATTTAGGTTGTATTAGGGAGCCACGTTGTATTAGGgtagtggtgtgtggtacacctaccAATCCACTTCCTCAAAAATTCTACTCGTCTTTACTTCAAAGATCACATTCAGGTTGTATTAGGGAGCCACGTTGATGCTACAATAATACCAAACTGTATTGTTCGATTACCTAATGTAGGAAAATGGGGTGTAAGTATCAATTGTTAGAAATGTAAGagtttcttgtacacaacggaggataaaagaaaacgataacgaaatgatcagatctatcaagttcaaggcttgacttgaatagttaatttctcaagacagatctgctgccctttttctggaagttccaacaagtgcaaacgaaggtAATTAATCTGTAAATTATCTTCAGGATATAATGAACTCTCAATTcgattttcaacatgaaaatttgcacatttaagttttgaatagatctctagttttgacactgatatgccttaagacgttcggGAAAGACTCGGCAAGAGATcaaatcgagagtaattgcacagaagataaTATAATCTTAAGGATTAGGAATATCTACTTCTGGATTATATTATCTAgcatttatatcaattgaaaggttatggatttcttcctgaagaggtgctaaagggTCTCTTTAAGAAATCCATACACATTCACAGTAAATAATTGTCTTtttatgaaaggacatgactttaTGTCCTATGATaattatttctgtacccattcagacaggagcagttattCAACAAGAAAAATTGTATACACATAAGTGAcacgtggcataggtgccacatgtacaatcatgtcacaattactctcaatcataaaaaaaggtaataaaacatcagggtagaccCCGGTTCAATACTATTTGAACGTGgcccaaaaaattttgaaccgtGTGTCAAAAAGACTAAGACTCTTATTACTCATTGTGACACGTGCGAAGTgataagtgcgcctaataaagtgcCAAAAAGCGCCCAAACAACCTTACAGCCCATGCCACGTGCATGCGCGGACGGTGCGAAATTTGAACCCTGcaggttgcataagcaaaaaccctttctcttaccgactgactatacacactatttatggaaagtttaaataattaatatatttatttactttctaaaaataacttttatttttgaaatttatttttattctaaaaaacacaacatcaACTACCATGACTTATCATACCTTCTTTTTCTCAGATAAAATCCTCACCAGGTTTGAATGCTTTACTCTCTGATATATGCATCGGCTCATCAGCAGCTCCAACATACTTTCCTGCCCATTATTTCCAAACCAAAGATTCTCTAGGGAAAGTGAGAGATTTCCACCTCATCGATGGAGGTGTCGCTGCTAATAATCCGGTAAGCTCATCGGAATCCTTCAACATATACATACGGGTTTTCTTTTTCAATCTTAACTCtccataatatacatatataagtgagAGATTCCAACCCAAATTAGGGTTTTCTTTTTCAATCTTAACTCTCCATAATATCATGTTTTCAGGCATTGGTTGCAATGGGTGAAGTAACCAAGGAGGTCTTTAGAGGGAACCCAAATTTCTTCCCAATCAAACCGATGGATTACGGTAGATTTCTAGTGCTCTCAATAGGAACTGGTTCACCAAAAAGAGATAAGAAATACGATGCAAACCAAGCGAGTAGGTGGGGCATTCTAGGTTGGCTGATCAACAGAGGTTCCACTCCATTAGTCGATGTATTTACTCAAGCAAGTGAAGATATGGTCGATATCCACATTTCTGTGCTTTTTCAAGCCCTACATTGCGAATTAAACTACCTCCGAATTCAAGTAAGCTTACATTCTTGTTTTTATTGATGCCTAACACACAAATCTTTTCTCCTTGAGTTAATTACAATAAGTTTTCATGAAAAATTAGGATGACACACTAAGTGGGAACATATCATCAGTTGATATCGCTACCAAAGAGAACTTAGATAATCTTGTGAAGATTGGCGATGGGTTATTGAAAAAACCAGTCTCAAGGGTGAATTTAGAGACAGGTATATTCGAACCGATTGAAAATGAAGGAACAAATGAAGAAGTTCTCAAAAGGTAAAAGGATAATAAAATCCTTTCCATTCTTCTTATTACTAGTACTGCTAATTTCACTTATACCATGCTAATAATTATTTTATGGTAATCCTTATGCAGGTTTGCTAACAAACTTTCTCAAGAAAGGAAGCTTCGCGAGGCGACGTCGCCACACGTCTAATTTCTCATTAGCAGTCAGTAGTAGTCAAGATGGATTATTAGCCTAATTAATTAATACGTTGATGAAGATGTAATTATTTGTGTTTGTATTATTTCACTTTAATTctttgatttattcattttatacaAAAGGCAATTCATGTAATGTTCTAGTTGTGCATTTCTTTGTTAAGTACATGCTTCTTGTGAGATATGGAGTTTGAATATCCTTCACAACCTTTTCTTTTTAGAGGTGGGCTAAGGTGGCCATCGACATTAATGGTACTGGTACCGGGCTGTtgtggggccaatgtgatgtgtgcGTGAGATCCGCCTACGGGGCCAAAAATCATCCCTATACGAATCTCAAGTGAATCGCATCGACCCAATAAAGCATTTAGGATGGCTTCAGGGCCACTATGTTGTgtttatgccatccaatccattcatcagaggtGACCCACAGAAAATCATGACTTTATAAcagtcaggtgggccgcaccgcaTGAATTTAATTATGGTTTAGGTCATGGTTTGGCGTAGTTCCATATTGTGTGGTGCAACTAGTTTTGGGGTTGGCCTGATGTTTAGTTTCTATGATGAACACAAGGGACCTAAcacgatggacggagtagatctgatgTACACATCATCTGAACCATTACAATAGCCTGTCACCGTGTGAACATATCTTCTTTTTAATTGAGAATTTTGCTAACAAATGATAAGGAGACGTGTACAATGAACGGTACGTGTACCTAACATTATCACATTCCATTGGTGGTGAGCGAGAATCCCTTTGCAAGTACTTAATGAGAATTGCAAACTGGATTGTGCTCAAATTAAAAATAGGAGTTGTAGCTCCGGCCGGAAGAAAGTCACGAATTTCAGTACCCTTACAAAGAGTG contains:
- the LOC131235835 gene encoding patatin-like protein 2, with product MERTSSIINQIQPPTYGTLVTILSIDGGGIRGIIPATILSYLESQLQELDGEDARIADYFDVIAGTSTGSLVTTMLTAPDENNRPLFTAKDIKAFYLEHSSRIFPQHLGPFALIIKILKAVSGPKYNGKYLHGLLREKLGKTRLNQTLTNVVIPTFDIKKLQPTIFSTYEIKSSPGLNALLSDICIGSSAAPTYFPAHYFQTKDSLGKVRDFHLIDGGVAANNPALVAMGEVTKEVFRGNPNFFPIKPMDYGRFLVLSIGTGSPKRDKKYDANQASRWGILGWLINRGSTPLVDVFTQASEDMVDIHISVLFQALHCELNYLRIQDDTLSGNISSVDIATKENLDNLVKIGDGLLKKPVSRVNLETGIFEPIENEGTNEEVLKR